The proteins below are encoded in one region of Shewanella algae:
- a CDS encoding FMN-binding glutamate synthase family protein, with protein sequence MREQNWFMWGLELFSGLFLIVVGLGLLVITYMYIADVMQTKQAVRHNYPVVGRFRYFFEKMGEFFRQYFFALDREELPFNRAERSWVYRAAKNVDRTIAFGSTRPLEANGSIMFMNTAFPTLDQDVVPPTPVVIGPDCEHPFATSAICHISAMSFGALSRPAVTALSHGAAQAGCWLNTGEGGLSAHHLKGNCDLVFQIGTAKYGVRNAEGHLDDDKLREVAAHSQVKMFEIKLSQGAKPGKGGILPGVKVTEEIATIRGIPVGQDSISPNGHIEFHHVGDILDMIARVRQVTGKPTGIKAVLGDIHWLEDFLEEINQRGHESAPDFFTLDSADGGTGAAPQTLMDYVGLPLKESLPLLVDHLRRHGLKQRIKVIASGKLITPSRVAWALALGADFIASARGNMFALGCIQALQCNKDTCPTGITTHNKKLQQGLDPRDKSTRVANYNKALHHDLGMLAHSCGVSDPRQLKPHHVRVVTQNGLSVSLDKYYAHFDQ encoded by the coding sequence ATGCGCGAGCAAAACTGGTTTATGTGGGGGCTGGAACTGTTTTCCGGCCTGTTTCTGATAGTCGTCGGCTTAGGGCTTTTGGTGATCACTTACATGTATATCGCCGATGTGATGCAAACCAAGCAGGCGGTGCGGCATAACTACCCTGTTGTAGGCCGATTCAGATATTTCTTCGAGAAAATGGGCGAATTCTTCCGCCAGTACTTTTTTGCCCTCGATCGGGAAGAACTTCCCTTTAATCGCGCCGAGCGTAGTTGGGTATATCGGGCGGCGAAAAATGTTGATCGCACCATAGCCTTCGGCTCCACCAGGCCACTGGAAGCCAACGGCAGTATCATGTTTATGAATACGGCCTTCCCAACGCTGGATCAAGACGTTGTGCCACCAACGCCTGTGGTTATTGGCCCGGACTGTGAACATCCCTTTGCCACCAGCGCCATTTGCCATATTTCCGCCATGAGCTTTGGCGCCCTCTCCCGCCCGGCTGTTACCGCCCTTTCCCATGGTGCGGCTCAGGCAGGATGCTGGCTCAACACAGGGGAAGGCGGCCTCAGCGCCCACCATCTCAAGGGAAATTGCGATCTGGTGTTTCAGATAGGTACCGCCAAATACGGTGTTCGCAATGCCGAAGGCCACCTGGATGATGACAAGCTCAGGGAAGTGGCCGCTCACTCTCAGGTGAAGATGTTCGAAATCAAACTCAGTCAGGGAGCCAAGCCAGGCAAAGGCGGAATTCTTCCCGGGGTGAAAGTAACCGAAGAGATAGCCACCATTCGCGGCATCCCTGTCGGACAGGACTCCATCAGTCCCAATGGTCATATTGAATTTCACCATGTCGGCGACATTCTCGACATGATAGCCAGAGTCAGGCAAGTGACAGGCAAACCCACAGGGATCAAGGCAGTCTTGGGTGATATCCACTGGTTGGAAGATTTTCTGGAAGAGATTAACCAACGCGGCCATGAATCGGCTCCCGACTTCTTCACCCTCGACAGCGCCGATGGCGGCACAGGCGCGGCGCCGCAAACTCTGATGGATTACGTTGGCCTGCCGCTGAAAGAGAGTCTGCCATTGCTGGTGGATCATCTTCGCCGCCATGGATTGAAGCAGAGGATTAAAGTGATTGCCTCGGGCAAGCTGATCACCCCTTCCAGAGTCGCCTGGGCACTGGCTCTTGGCGCAGACTTCATCGCCTCTGCCAGAGGTAACATGTTTGCGCTGGGATGTATTCAGGCATTGCAGTGCAACAAGGATACCTGCCCTACCGGGATAACCACCCACAACAAGAAGCTGCAACAGGGTTTGGATCCCAGAGACAAATCCACCCGAGTCGCCAACTACAACAAGGCATTACACCATGATCTGGGGATGCTGGCCCATTCCTGTGGAGTCAGTG
- a CDS encoding phosphoglycerate mutase family protein, translating to MVRIFLLLCLSVFFSLPSLAADTNQTIFLVRHAEKAQGTDPGLTAAGKARAEALAEALRDTQLQRLMSSEFRRTQETLAPIATAKQLRIEVFPAKAGLEAHINAIADAVKASQGNVLIAGHSNTVPAIIKALGGPLVSLNEQQYDQLFILTLGEQGPTGLVTTHFGSQ from the coding sequence ATGGTAAGAATTTTCCTACTGCTTTGTCTTTCTGTGTTTTTTAGCTTGCCATCCCTTGCCGCTGACACCAATCAAACCATATTTCTGGTTAGGCACGCGGAAAAAGCCCAGGGAACCGATCCCGGGCTGACAGCCGCCGGTAAAGCGCGAGCCGAGGCTCTGGCCGAGGCATTACGGGACACCCAACTGCAAAGGCTAATGTCGAGTGAGTTTCGCCGTACTCAGGAAACCCTGGCGCCGATTGCAACAGCCAAACAACTCAGGATAGAAGTGTTTCCAGCCAAAGCCGGCTTGGAGGCTCACATCAATGCCATAGCTGATGCGGTTAAAGCCAGCCAAGGCAATGTGCTGATCGCCGGCCACAGCAATACAGTTCCGGCCATCATTAAGGCTCTGGGTGGCCCCCTGGTTAGCCTGAATGAGCAGCAATACGACCAACTGTTTATTCTCACCTTGGGAGAACAGGGGCCCACAGGCCTGGTAACCACCCACTTTGGCAGTCAATAA
- a CDS encoding DUF5610 domain-containing protein: protein MEIRNHGAQVSEVAKDKTQQLDGNHGKAVSEVASSKSARHVSQQLMNNAILAAQEEVSLNSGNEPMSLLYRAAIEAINEELAPYMGENALQQVQDQQIDTSPEATADRIVSFATQFFSVYQQQNSSMDFDRQLSGFMDVIGGAIDQGFKEATDILSGLKVLEGDIKAGVDETYSLVQQGLQAFRDSFGTEQE from the coding sequence ATGGAAATCCGCAATCATGGCGCTCAGGTATCTGAGGTGGCCAAGGACAAGACCCAACAACTGGACGGGAATCATGGCAAGGCGGTATCTGAAGTCGCCAGCAGCAAGAGCGCCCGCCATGTCAGCCAGCAGTTGATGAATAACGCTATTCTGGCGGCGCAGGAGGAGGTAAGCCTCAATAGCGGCAACGAACCCATGAGTCTCTTATATCGCGCCGCGATTGAGGCCATCAATGAAGAACTGGCACCTTACATGGGGGAAAATGCCCTGCAGCAGGTGCAGGATCAGCAGATAGATACTTCTCCCGAGGCCACGGCCGACAGAATTGTCAGTTTTGCCACTCAGTTCTTCAGTGTCTACCAGCAGCAAAATTCCAGCATGGACTTTGACCGTCAGCTGTCCGGTTTTATGGACGTTATAGGCGGCGCTATAGATCAGGGCTTTAAAGAGGCGACGGATATTCTCTCCGGGCTCAAGGTGCTGGAAGGCGATATCAAGGCCGGGGTAGATGAAACTTACTCCCTGGTACAGCAAGGGTTGCAGGCATTCAGAGACAGCTTTGGCACAGAGCAGGAATAA
- a CDS encoding ferredoxin--NADP reductase, whose product MWTEGRVIERIDWNSKLFSLRIAAEIAPFIAGQFIKLSQVRDDKRIARAYSLVNAPGTDYLEILAVAVDQGQLSPDLQSLQPGDSISVTDKATGFMTLDEIPKGELQGRHLWFLATGTAVGPFLSMLDTQEPWQRFDKVVLVYGVREVQDLAYLDKIRGYQQTYPEQFVFVPSVTREDFDGALRCRIPDGLQSGEIEAKAELSISAKDSQLMLCGNPGMIQGATAALIDKGLAKNLRRAPGQITVEKYW is encoded by the coding sequence ATGTGGACTGAAGGCCGGGTCATTGAGCGTATCGATTGGAACAGCAAGTTATTCAGCCTGAGGATAGCCGCCGAGATAGCGCCGTTTATTGCCGGCCAGTTTATCAAACTCAGTCAGGTGCGGGATGATAAACGTATCGCTCGGGCCTATTCTCTGGTGAATGCCCCCGGGACTGACTATCTTGAAATACTGGCGGTGGCGGTAGATCAAGGCCAGTTGTCGCCAGACCTGCAATCTTTGCAGCCGGGTGACAGTATTAGCGTGACAGACAAAGCCACTGGCTTTATGACCCTGGATGAGATCCCCAAAGGGGAATTACAGGGGCGCCACCTGTGGTTTTTGGCAACAGGTACTGCTGTGGGGCCGTTTCTTTCCATGCTGGATACTCAGGAGCCTTGGCAACGGTTTGATAAAGTGGTTCTGGTTTACGGGGTAAGAGAAGTGCAGGATCTCGCCTATCTTGATAAGATCCGCGGCTATCAACAGACCTATCCCGAGCAATTTGTGTTTGTGCCCAGTGTCACTCGTGAAGACTTTGACGGTGCGCTGCGTTGTCGCATCCCGGATGGGTTGCAAAGCGGTGAGATAGAGGCCAAGGCCGAACTGAGCATAAGTGCAAAGGATTCGCAATTGATGCTTTGTGGTAATCCCGGGATGATCCAGGGGGCTACGGCGGCACTTATCGATAAAGGCTTGGCCAAAAACCTGCGCCGGGCCCCTGGACAGATAACAGTCGAAAAATACTGGTAA
- a CDS encoding glutathione S-transferase N-terminal domain-containing protein, producing the protein MQLYYSTASPYARVVRVIARELGLALDEKLVNPFDNSDELLSVNPLGKIPCLLLDDGAALFDSEVIARFLDDKFGQARFFGSSRNWAYECQFSLLKGALDSAVGLRQEQMREEEGVRSPFWSGRFEQALLRALMEVERQGIIASGPLDARQVLLLVLLEYLDFRHPDLDWRKVVPALAHWQESASLRQSFRDTRPG; encoded by the coding sequence ATGCAGCTCTATTACTCTACAGCTTCGCCTTATGCCCGCGTGGTCAGGGTCATTGCCCGCGAGCTGGGTTTGGCGCTGGATGAAAAGCTGGTCAATCCCTTCGATAACAGTGACGAGTTACTGTCAGTTAACCCCTTGGGGAAAATTCCCTGTCTGCTTTTGGACGATGGTGCCGCACTGTTCGACAGCGAAGTCATAGCCCGCTTTCTGGACGACAAATTCGGCCAGGCTCGTTTCTTTGGGTCATCCAGAAACTGGGCTTATGAGTGCCAGTTCTCACTGCTCAAAGGCGCGCTGGATAGCGCCGTTGGCTTAAGGCAGGAACAGATGCGTGAAGAGGAGGGGGTTCGTTCTCCTTTCTGGAGCGGCCGTTTCGAGCAGGCCCTGCTCAGAGCCTTGATGGAGGTGGAGCGTCAGGGAATCATCGCGAGCGGCCCACTCGATGCCAGGCAGGTGCTGCTATTGGTGCTACTCGAATACCTTGATTTTCGTCATCCGGATCTCGATTGGCGTAAAGTGGTGCCGGCCCTGGCACACTGGCAGGAATCTGCGTCACTCAGGCAGAGTTTCCGAGATACTCGTCCTGGATGA
- a CDS encoding Fe(3+) ABC transporter substrate-binding protein, translated as MSYRTGLILCSALAASSLTLPVAAAGEVTVYSYRQEFLVKPILDDFSQATGVKVNFVFAKDGIADRLAREGRLSPADLVLTSDFSRLQELVDKQLVKQVESDTLKQNIPAQYRDPEGNWYALTMRVRNLYSSKERLGPLAINYEDLADARYKGKVCMRSGKHPYNIALVASMIAHHGEADAKSWLQGLKSNLARKPQGNDRAQVQAVKEGLCDIAIGNSYYYGKMLQDPKQRPWAEAAVINFPNQENRGAHINVSGMALAKHAPNSADALKLMEYLSSDAAQQSYAEVNMEYPVKVDVPVSELVASWGDFKADDLPVYKLAEHHQAALRLLDEVKFDL; from the coding sequence ATGAGCTACAGAACAGGTCTGATACTTTGCAGTGCGTTGGCCGCATCCAGCCTGACGCTGCCGGTGGCCGCCGCCGGAGAGGTGACGGTTTATTCCTATCGTCAGGAGTTTTTGGTCAAGCCCATTCTGGATGACTTCAGTCAGGCTACCGGGGTGAAGGTTAATTTTGTGTTTGCCAAAGATGGCATCGCCGATAGATTGGCCCGTGAAGGACGCTTATCACCGGCGGATCTGGTGCTGACGTCTGACTTTTCCCGTTTGCAGGAATTGGTGGACAAGCAGTTGGTCAAACAGGTGGAAAGCGACACGCTCAAGCAGAATATTCCGGCCCAATACCGGGATCCTGAAGGAAACTGGTACGCCCTAACCATGAGGGTGCGTAATCTCTATTCCAGCAAGGAGCGCCTCGGGCCGCTGGCGATCAACTATGAAGACCTGGCCGATGCCCGCTACAAGGGCAAGGTTTGTATGCGTAGTGGCAAGCATCCCTACAATATAGCGCTGGTGGCCTCCATGATAGCCCACCACGGTGAAGCCGATGCCAAGAGTTGGCTTCAGGGGCTGAAGAGTAACTTGGCCCGTAAGCCTCAGGGTAACGACAGGGCGCAGGTGCAGGCGGTAAAAGAAGGCTTGTGTGATATCGCCATTGGTAACAGTTATTACTATGGCAAGATGCTGCAAGACCCCAAGCAGCGGCCATGGGCCGAAGCGGCAGTAATCAACTTCCCGAACCAGGAAAATCGCGGTGCCCATATCAATGTCTCGGGTATGGCGCTGGCCAAGCATGCACCTAACTCGGCCGATGCCCTCAAGTTGATGGAGTATCTGTCTTCGGATGCCGCCCAACAGAGTTATGCCGAGGTCAATATGGAATATCCGGTCAAGGTCGATGTGCCTGTCTCAGAACTGGTGGCATCCTGGGGAGACTTTAAAGCCGATGACTTGCCTGTCTACAAATTGGCAGAGCACCATCAGGCGGCGCTGAGACTGCTCGATGAGGTTAAGTTTGATCTCTGA
- a CDS encoding ABC transporter permease, protein MILTFSRGWSWAGFAVCGLMVAPLLALVMQAFEPGETRFGQMFATVLPSYIANTFWLMLGVSVGSLLLAVPAAWLVARCEFRGRRLFQWALLLPLAMPAYIVAYVYTDLLDYAGPVQRFLRASFGWQSVTDYWFPDIRTLGGATVMLSLVLFPYVYLLGRTAFLEQSLSLQHAAKVMGCSPWQSFWRLSLPMARPALAAGVALVAMETMADLATVNYFAVSTLTTAVYDTWRAYGDLAAAAKISLLMLLGVFTLFALERMARRKQQLFQKQLLLEAPEPYRLKGWREWLALGYCSLLLLLAFVLPFVILGSYALDYWQQSWNSDFWQYSLNSLTVAAISSVLCLLLAILLMFIRRLSPRKWDILPSRLVSTGYALPGTVLAIAVLIPLTWLDFRIDDLYALFERQGPGLLFTGSIAALVLAFCIRFAAIAIGSIESSYKRLSPSLDMAAISLGKTPGKVLALIHLPLLRSGIFAALLLVFIEAMKELPAALLLSPVGFHNLATQVFQYVSDEQLEQGALAAIVIVLVGLVPLIYLNRSLEQNN, encoded by the coding sequence GTGATCCTGACCTTCTCCAGAGGCTGGTCGTGGGCGGGGTTTGCCGTCTGCGGCCTTATGGTGGCGCCTTTGCTGGCGCTGGTCATGCAGGCGTTCGAACCGGGCGAAACCCGCTTTGGGCAGATGTTTGCCACTGTGTTGCCGTCATACATAGCCAATACCTTCTGGCTGATGTTGGGGGTGAGTGTCGGCAGTCTGCTTTTGGCGGTGCCGGCTGCCTGGCTGGTGGCGCGCTGTGAGTTTCGGGGCCGGCGCCTGTTCCAGTGGGCTCTGTTGTTGCCGCTGGCCATGCCGGCTTATATTGTCGCTTATGTGTATACCGATTTACTGGATTATGCCGGGCCTGTGCAGCGGTTTTTACGCGCAAGTTTTGGTTGGCAATCGGTAACCGACTACTGGTTTCCCGATATTCGAACCCTGGGCGGCGCCACTGTGATGTTGTCGCTGGTGCTCTTCCCTTACGTTTACCTCTTGGGGCGCACTGCGTTTCTGGAGCAATCCTTAAGTTTGCAGCATGCAGCCAAGGTGATGGGCTGCTCGCCATGGCAGAGTTTCTGGCGTTTGTCGCTGCCAATGGCGCGCCCGGCGCTGGCGGCCGGGGTCGCCCTAGTGGCCATGGAAACCATGGCTGACTTGGCGACGGTCAATTATTTTGCGGTATCCACCCTGACCACGGCTGTCTACGACACCTGGCGAGCCTATGGTGACTTGGCGGCCGCGGCTAAAATTTCGCTATTGATGTTGCTTGGTGTCTTTACTCTGTTTGCGCTGGAGCGTATGGCGAGGCGTAAACAGCAATTGTTTCAAAAACAGCTGTTGCTTGAGGCACCAGAGCCATACCGGCTCAAAGGTTGGCGTGAGTGGTTGGCGCTCGGCTACTGCTCGCTGTTGCTGCTGTTGGCCTTTGTTTTGCCATTTGTCATTCTCGGCAGTTACGCCTTGGATTACTGGCAACAGAGCTGGAACAGCGACTTTTGGCAGTACAGTCTCAACAGCCTAACAGTCGCCGCCATCAGCAGTGTATTGTGTTTGCTCTTGGCTATCCTCTTGATGTTCATTCGCCGCCTGAGTCCACGAAAGTGGGACATACTGCCATCCCGTCTGGTCAGTACCGGCTATGCACTGCCGGGCACAGTGCTGGCGATTGCCGTGCTTATTCCGCTGACTTGGCTCGATTTCAGAATCGATGATCTCTACGCTCTGTTTGAGCGCCAAGGTCCGGGGCTCTTGTTCACCGGCAGTATCGCCGCTCTGGTGCTGGCGTTTTGTATTCGCTTTGCCGCCATTGCCATCGGCAGCATAGAGAGCAGTTACAAACGGTTGTCGCCTTCTCTGGATATGGCGGCCATCAGCCTGGGCAAGACACCGGGTAAAGTACTGGCATTAATTCATCTGCCACTGCTGCGCAGCGGTATTTTTGCCGCTCTGCTGCTGGTATTTATCGAGGCGATGAAAGAGTTGCCTGCTGCCTTGCTGCTAAGCCCTGTCGGGTTTCACAACCTGGCTACCCAAGTGTTCCAATACGTCTCTGATGAGCAGTTGGAGCAGGGGGCGCTGGCGGCTATTGTCATTGTGTTGGTGGGGCTGGTGCCCTTGATTTACCTCAACCGTTCGCTGGAGCAAAACAACTGA
- a CDS encoding ABC transporter ATP-binding protein, with product MMSTLSVKQLHSHYGTQQVLKGLSITLQAGEIAALLGPSGCGKTTLLRAIAGLQPVSAGEIHISGRAVTTDKRQVPGEERGVGMIFQDYALFPHLTVAQNILFGVNGLNKAQRLSRLEEMLDLVKLPGLAERYPHELSGGQQQRVSIARALAYEPELLLLDEPFSNIDAQVRGELMLEIRAILKSRNVSAVFVTHSKDEAFVFADTLALFEDGKIVQQGSAETLYANPVNRYVADFLGSGNYLKAKVSCEHCVDTQIGRLKSSLPHGLPLNWQGELLLRPQQLELRPDEQGLAVVTERRFLGNVCHYDVQQEGVTLEVRSHQVQFSPGQRVRLSALEHPLVLFGNGC from the coding sequence CTGATGTCGACCCTGAGTGTCAAGCAACTCCACAGCCATTATGGCACCCAGCAGGTGCTCAAAGGGCTGAGCATTACCTTGCAAGCCGGTGAAATTGCCGCCCTGCTCGGACCCAGTGGTTGTGGTAAAACGACTCTGCTCAGAGCCATTGCCGGACTGCAGCCGGTCTCCGCCGGTGAAATTCATATCAGCGGCCGTGCAGTAACCACGGATAAGCGGCAGGTTCCGGGAGAGGAGCGTGGCGTGGGGATGATCTTTCAGGACTATGCCCTGTTTCCCCACTTGACGGTCGCGCAGAATATCCTCTTTGGTGTCAATGGATTGAACAAGGCGCAGCGTCTGAGCCGGCTCGAGGAGATGTTGGATTTGGTCAAGCTCCCGGGGCTTGCTGAACGTTATCCCCACGAGTTGTCCGGCGGTCAACAGCAAAGGGTGTCAATTGCCAGGGCGCTTGCTTATGAGCCTGAACTGCTTTTGTTGGATGAACCCTTCTCCAACATAGATGCCCAGGTACGCGGTGAGCTGATGCTGGAGATTCGCGCGATCCTCAAAAGCCGTAACGTCAGCGCCGTATTTGTGACCCACAGTAAGGATGAGGCCTTTGTTTTTGCCGATACCCTGGCGCTGTTTGAAGATGGAAAAATAGTGCAGCAAGGCAGTGCTGAAACTCTCTATGCCAACCCGGTCAATCGCTATGTGGCGGACTTTCTCGGCAGTGGTAATTATCTTAAGGCCAAGGTCAGCTGCGAGCACTGTGTCGATACTCAAATCGGCCGCCTTAAAAGCTCTTTGCCCCATGGTTTGCCACTGAACTGGCAGGGCGAGTTGTTGCTGCGGCCACAGCAATTGGAGTTACGACCCGACGAACAGGGGCTGGCTGTGGTTACCGAGCGGCGTTTTCTGGGCAATGTTTGCCATTATGATGTGCAGCAAGAGGGCGTCACTCTCGAGGTTCGTAGTCATCAGGTACAGTTTTCTCCAGGGCAGAGAGTCAGGCTGTCGGCACTGGAACATCCGCTGGTGTTGTTCGGCAATGGTTGTTAA
- the ggt gene encoding gamma-glutamyltransferase, which yields MAMDRITGAAFASRSEVFAVNGMAATSQPLATQVAVDILKQGGSAVDAAIAANAMLGLVEPTGSGIGGDLFAIVWSAKEQRLYGLNASGRSPASLTLEMLKAKGLEHLPPYGPLPVSVPGAVDGWYELHDKFGKLSMKDNLAPAIHYAREGFPVSELIAFYLARSGDKLAKYQGFKETYMPGGRMPAVGELFRNPALANSYEKIAKGGRGVFYKGEIARSIAAYMQQQGGYLSYEDLASHKSEWVEPVSVNYRGYDIWELPPNGQGIAALQILKTLEPFNLKAMGLDSAEYVHHFVEAKKLAFADRAKFYADMDFAKVPVASLISKEYNYARAKLIDADKAAASVEPGNPNLLHGDTIYLTTADKEGNMVSLIQSNYRGMGSGMTPPDLGFVLQDRGQLFDLTPGRANSYAPGKRPFHTIIPAFVTKDGKPWLSFGVMGGATQPQMHAQIMINLIDFGLNLQEAGDAPRILHTGSSQPTGEQMTDGGYISLESGFSMETRRELMKKGHTLSDSLGAFGGYQAIGVNVESGVYRGASESRKDGQASGY from the coding sequence ATGGCGATGGACAGAATCACGGGCGCGGCCTTTGCGAGCCGCTCTGAAGTCTTTGCGGTCAATGGCATGGCGGCAACCAGCCAACCACTGGCGACTCAGGTGGCGGTCGATATTCTCAAACAAGGTGGCAGTGCCGTGGATGCCGCGATTGCCGCCAATGCCATGCTGGGGTTGGTGGAGCCTACGGGTTCAGGCATAGGCGGCGATCTTTTTGCCATTGTCTGGAGCGCCAAAGAGCAGCGGCTCTATGGGCTCAATGCGTCTGGCCGCAGTCCGGCTTCTTTGACGCTGGAGATGCTCAAGGCCAAAGGGCTTGAGCATCTGCCGCCTTATGGGCCTTTGCCCGTATCCGTGCCCGGTGCCGTGGATGGCTGGTATGAACTGCATGACAAGTTCGGCAAATTGTCCATGAAGGATAACCTGGCACCGGCTATTCATTATGCCCGTGAAGGATTTCCGGTTTCCGAGCTCATAGCCTTCTATCTGGCTCGCAGCGGTGACAAGCTGGCCAAATACCAGGGGTTTAAAGAAACCTATATGCCAGGCGGCCGCATGCCGGCCGTCGGTGAATTGTTTCGAAACCCAGCTTTGGCAAACAGCTATGAAAAAATTGCCAAGGGGGGCCGGGGTGTCTTTTACAAAGGAGAGATAGCCCGCAGTATTGCCGCTTATATGCAACAACAGGGCGGTTATCTTTCCTATGAAGATCTCGCTTCTCACAAGAGTGAGTGGGTCGAGCCTGTATCGGTTAATTATCGGGGCTATGATATCTGGGAGCTGCCGCCCAACGGCCAGGGAATAGCGGCACTGCAGATCCTTAAAACCCTGGAGCCATTTAATCTCAAGGCCATGGGGCTGGACAGTGCCGAATATGTGCATCATTTCGTGGAAGCAAAAAAGCTGGCGTTTGCCGACCGAGCCAAGTTCTACGCCGACATGGACTTTGCCAAAGTGCCGGTAGCCTCACTTATCTCCAAAGAATACAACTACGCCAGAGCCAAGCTTATCGATGCTGACAAAGCCGCCGCCAGTGTTGAGCCGGGTAATCCCAATCTTTTACACGGCGATACCATCTATCTCACTACCGCCGATAAAGAAGGCAATATGGTGTCTCTCATCCAGAGCAATTATCGTGGCATGGGCTCAGGCATGACGCCTCCGGATTTGGGATTTGTGTTACAGGACAGGGGCCAGCTGTTTGATCTCACTCCCGGGCGTGCTAATTCCTATGCACCGGGTAAGAGACCGTTTCATACCATAATTCCGGCCTTTGTCACCAAAGATGGCAAGCCTTGGCTCAGCTTTGGCGTCATGGGGGGAGCCACCCAACCCCAGATGCACGCTCAGATCATGATTAATCTGATTGATTTTGGCCTCAACCTGCAGGAGGCGGGCGATGCTCCAAGAATACTGCATACAGGTTCTAGCCAACCGACCGGCGAGCAGATGACAGATGGCGGTTATATCAGTCTCGAGTCGGGCTTTTCCATGGAAACCCGCCGTGAGCTGATGAAAAAGGGGCATACTTTGAGTGATTCTCTCGGAGCTTTTGGTGGTTATCAGGCCATAGGCGTCAATGTTGAAAGCGGCGTTTATCGGGGAGCGTCCGAGTCCCGAAAAGACGGGCAGGCATCAGGTTATTGA
- a CDS encoding Dyp-type peroxidase produces the protein MDTQVMPREQLGICAEGNLHSVYLMFNANEGGESQLRPCLANVAQYLYELADQYADSAFNAFVAIGANFWDHLYPGSRPAELRPFPAMESGNRDAPAIEFDIFIHLRCDRLDILHLVANEVNEMLEGLAELEEEERGFRFMDSRDLTGFVDGTENPKGRGRQAVALVGDEDDAFRGGSYIHVQKYVHNLSKWHRLPQKKQEDIIGRTKQDNIEYASEDKPLTAHIKRVNLKYDNGESMEILRQSMPYGSVKQQGLMFISTCKTPNHFEKMLHSMVFGDGEGHHDHLMHFTQAVTGSSFFAPSLDFMIQFDD, from the coding sequence ATGGATACACAGGTTATGCCACGGGAACAACTGGGAATCTGCGCTGAGGGAAATCTGCACAGCGTTTATCTGATGTTCAATGCCAACGAAGGCGGAGAGTCACAACTGCGTCCTTGCCTGGCCAATGTCGCCCAGTATTTGTATGAGCTGGCAGATCAGTATGCCGACAGTGCCTTTAACGCCTTTGTGGCGATTGGTGCCAACTTTTGGGATCACCTCTATCCGGGAAGCAGACCGGCTGAACTCAGGCCGTTCCCTGCTATGGAGTCGGGTAACCGGGATGCGCCGGCGATAGAGTTCGATATTTTTATTCACCTGCGTTGTGATCGCCTGGATATTCTTCATCTGGTAGCCAATGAGGTCAACGAAATGCTGGAAGGGTTGGCTGAACTGGAAGAGGAGGAGCGCGGGTTCCGCTTTATGGACAGCCGCGATCTGACCGGTTTTGTCGATGGCACAGAAAACCCCAAGGGCAGAGGCCGTCAAGCTGTAGCCCTGGTAGGTGATGAAGACGATGCATTTCGCGGCGGTAGCTACATTCATGTACAGAAATATGTCCATAATCTGAGTAAGTGGCACAGACTGCCGCAGAAAAAGCAGGAAGACATCATAGGCCGCACCAAGCAGGACAACATAGAGTACGCCTCGGAAGACAAACCGCTGACGGCACATATCAAGCGGGTAAATCTCAAGTATGACAATGGTGAGTCGATGGAGATCCTGCGTCAGAGCATGCCCTATGGTTCTGTAAAACAGCAGGGTTTGATGTTTATTTCCACCTGTAAGACACCTAACCATTTTGAAAAGATGCTTCACAGTATGGTTTTCGGTGACGGAGAAGGACACCATGATCACCTGATGCACTTTACTCAGGCGGTAACTGGTTCCTCTTTCTTTGCCCCATCTCTGGATTTCATGATCCAGTTTGATGATTAA
- the argR gene encoding transcriptional regulator ArgR — MQASKNQDELIRTFKALLKEERFGSQSEIVNALQAEGFANINQSKVSRMLSKFGAVRTRNAKQEMVYCLPAELGVPTAGSPLKNLVLDVDHNQAMIVVRTSPGAAQLIARLLDSIGKPEGILGTIAGDDTIFICPSSIKTIDETLETVKSLFNYTD, encoded by the coding sequence ATGCAAGCAAGCAAAAATCAGGATGAGCTAATCAGAACCTTCAAGGCTCTGCTTAAAGAGGAGCGCTTCGGCTCCCAGAGTGAAATAGTCAATGCACTGCAAGCCGAAGGCTTTGCCAATATCAACCAGTCCAAAGTCTCGCGCATGCTGAGCAAGTTCGGTGCCGTGCGCACTCGTAACGCCAAGCAGGAGATGGTCTACTGCTTACCGGCTGAACTAGGGGTACCTACCGCCGGCAGCCCGCTGAAGAATCTGGTATTGGATGTGGATCATAACCAAGCCATGATAGTGGTGCGTACCAGCCCGGGGGCGGCGCAGTTAATTGCCAGGCTGTTGGACTCCATCGGCAAGCCAGAAGGTATTCTGGGCACTATCGCCGGTGATGATACTATTTTCATCTGCCCTTCCAGCATCAAGACCATTGATGAAACTCTGGAAACAGTGAAGTCGCTGTTCAATTACACAGACTGA